CTGTTGAACTTCGCGGCCGACCAGAAGTAGCCGAGCACCGCGAGAGCGAGGCACCAGGCCACCGCGAGCCATCCGTTGTGGCCGATCCCGCTGCCGAGCAGCAGTCCCCGCAGGGTCTCGATGGCCGGGGTGAAGGGCTGGTACTCGGCGATCGGCTGGAACCAGCCCGGCATCCCCTCGACCGGGACGAAGGCGCTGGACAGGAGCGGAAGCAGGATCAGGGGCATCGCGTTGTTGCTGGCGGCCTCGGCGTTCGGGCTGATCAGGCCCATGCCGACCGCGATCCAGGTGAGTGCCAGGGAGAACAGGACGAGCAGTCCGAAGGCCGCCAGCCATTCCAGGGGCGTGGCATCCGTGGACCGGAAGCCGATGGCCACGGCGACGGCGCCCACCAGGAGCACGCTCGCGATGGACTGCAGCACGCTGCCGACGACGTGCCCGATCAGTACCGAGCCGCGGTGGATCGCCATGGTGCGGAAGCGGGCGATGATCCCCTCGGTCATATCGTTGGAGACCGACACCGCGGTCCCGATGGTGGTGCTGCCGATGGTCATCAGCAGGAGGCCCGGGACCAGGTAGGCGATGTAGTCGGACCGGTTGCCGCCGATGCCCGCGCTCATCGTGCCGCCGAAGATGTAGACGAAGAGCAGCAGCAGGATGATCGGCGTGAGCAGCAGGTTGAGGGTGAGGGACGGGTAGCGCCGGGCGTGCAGGAGGTTGCGGCGCAGCATCGTGGCCGAGTCGCGGACGGCGAGGGAGAGCGAGCTCATCGGACAGCCTCCTCAGGCTGGTCGGGCAGGCCGGACCGGCCGTGCCGCGGGTCGGTGCCGGTCAGGGCGAAGAACACGTCGTCAAGGTCGGGGGTGTGCACGGTCAGCTCGTCGGCCTCGACGCCGGCCGAATCCAGCCGGTCGAGGATGGAACGCAGTTCGCGCTGGGTGCCGTCGCTGGGGATCCGCAGGGCCAGCGACTCCTCGTCCCGGGTGGCCGCGGGCAGCGCGGAGGCGGCGCTCCGGTACGCGGCGGGGTCGGAGAAGCGGATCCGGACGTGCCCACCGGGGACCAGCCGCTTCAGTTCGTCGCAGGTGCCCTGGGCGGCGATCCCGCCCTCGTGGAGCACCGCGATCCGGTCCGCGAGCTGATCGGCCTCCTCCAGGTACTGCGTGGTGAGGAAGACCGTCACACCGTCCGAGACGAGCCCGCGGATAACCTGCCACATGGTGTGGCGGGCCCGGGGATCGAGACCGGTCGTCGGCTCGTCCAGAAAAATGATCCGCGGACCGCCGACCAAAGTCATGGCGATGTCGAGGCGACGCTTCATGCCACCCGAGTACGTGGACGCGGGCCTCTTCGCAGCATCAGCGAGGTCGAAACGCTCCAGCAACTCGGCCGCGACCCGCCGCCCCTCACGCTTCGGCAAGTGGTGCAGATCCGCCATCAGAAACATGTTCTCCTCACCCGTGATCAGCCCGTCCACGGCGGAGAACTGCCCGGTGACCCCGATCACGGAACGGACCGCCCGCGGATCGGCGGCGAGGTCGTGGCCGCCGACCCGGATCGCGCCGGAGGCGGGATCCGGGGAGACGAGGGTGGAGAGGATCTGCACGGTGGTGGTCTTGCCGGCGCCGTTCGGGCCGAGCAGTGCGAACACCGTTCCTTCGGGAACGGTCAGGTCGATGCCGTCGAGCACGACCTTGTCGCCGTAGGACTTGCGCAGTCCGTGCGCCTGGATGGCCGGGTTCGTCATGGGGGTTGCTCCTTTACAGGCTGCGGGCGGTGACGTCGCCGTAGGCGGTGGTCGCGTGGATGGTGAGGCCGGCGGCGGCGCCGTCGGTGTTGCTGAGGGCGTTGTGGATCCGGCCATACGCGGTGCCGGCGTCGAGGGTGGCGGAGACCCCGCGGGCGGCGCCGACCTCGATCTGGCCGTACTCGGTGCGCAGTTCGACCGTGCCGCTCAGGGCCTCGGTGATGCGCAGGTCGCCCTTCCGGGTGGTGATCCGTGCGGGGCCGGCCAGGCGGCCGACCGTGATGTCGCCGGCGGCGAGGGTCAGCCGGGCGCTCGCGGCTTCGTCGATCTTGACGGTGGCCTGCGCGCCCTCGAAGGTGACGTCTCCGAGGCGTCCGACGCCCCGGAACTCGGCGCTGGCCGCCTTGGCGTCGACGCGGGAGCCGGCGGGCAGTTGGACGGTCACCTCGATGGCTCCGGAAGCGCCCAGGTACTGGTTCTTCGCCGAGGCCTCGATGCGCAGGACGCCGTCGGCGTACGCGACCTTCGTCTGCTCCGCCGCCTTCACGTCGCGGCCCTTGGAGGCGTCCGCGGGCCGGACCTCGACCGCGGTGTCCGTGCGGTTGGCGGCGATGAAGCGGACGCTGCCGGCGGGGATGTCCAGGATGGTGGAGATCGGGGCGGGGGTGTCGAACTTCTGCACGATGTTCTCCTGCGACTCGTTGTTTCCGATGACGGAAAAGCTACGTTGCTTTCCAAGTCGCTGCAATAAGTTCGTTGCGATGAATCACCATCTTTGCAGGTCACAGCAGTAACATCGTTGCGAAAGCCTGAAGCAAAATGCAACGACAGCACCCTCAAGCGTTGCAATGGAATGAAGGTGAACGCTATACTGGAGGCTCGACGACCCCCGAAGGAGACCGCGATGCCGGGCGGCAGGCTCACCCAGCAGGAACGCCAGCAGATCGCGCTGGGAGTGGCCGACGGCCTCGCCTACGCGGAGATCGCCAGAGGCCTCGACCGTCCGACCTCGACCGTCACGCGCGAGGTCATGCGCAACGGCGGCCCCGGCGCGTACCGCGCCGACCTGGCCCACCGCGCCACCGAGGCCCGCGCCCACCGGCGCAGCAGGGCCGTGCCCCGCGGACCGGAGGCACCCCCGCAGGCCCACGGACGGGACGCCGGGGCCGTGCAGGCCTACGAGGAGGTGTTCACCACCGTCATGATGGCTTCCGGCATGCCCCGGATGACGGCCCGGGTGATGTCCTGCCTGACCCTCACCGACTCGGGCAGCCTCACCGCCGCCGAACTGGTCAAGCGCCTCCAGGTCAGCCCCGCGTCGGTCTCCAAGGCGATCACGTTCCTGGAGGAGCAGGGCCTGGTCCGCCGGGAACGCGACGAGGGCCGCCGCGAGCGCTACGTCGTCGACGACGACATCTGGTACCAGTCGATGATGGCCAGCGCCCGTTCCACGGCCCAGATAGTGGAGACCGCACGGCAGGGCGTCGCCGTACTCGGCCCCGGCACCCCGGCCGGCACCCGGATGGAGAACATCGCCCGCTTCCTCGACTTCGTCTCCGAGAGCATCGCCCGCGCCGCGGAGCAGGCCCGGGAGATCCTCCACACGAAGCCCGGAACACCCCCGGAGGAGGAGCGCGGTTAGGCCGTATCCGCCGGATCCTCGCCGGCGCGGCCCAGCCGCGCCGCCAGTGCCCGGACGTGGTCCCGGAGTTCGGGGGGTTCCAGGACCTGGAACTCGAAACCCTTGAGGGCGATGTAGAGGGCGACCTGCTCCAGGGAGCCACCGCCGCCGTGGAACAGGCACGACTGCTCGTCGACCATCTCCAGTCGCCCTGCGGCGGGTGAGGTGTATTCGGCGACCGCCTCGATCGGGGCGCGGAACAGGACCTTCACCTGGAACCGGAAGGGCGCCGAGGACAGCGCGTCGGACATGTAGGCGCGCAGGTCCTCCGCCGGGGCCGGCCGCGGCGCGAAGCGCGGGCCGGGCTGGGGCGGGCCGTCGAAGCGGTCCACCCGGAAGGTGCGCCAGTCCTCGCGGTCCAGGTCGAAGGCGAGCAGGTACCAGCGGCGGCCGGTGTGGACCAGCCGGTACGGCTCCACGCGCCGGGTCGCCTCCCGGTAGCCGAAGCGGACTCCCTCGTGGGCACGGCAGGCAGCTGCCAGGGCCGCCAGCAGGCCCGCGTCCACCGTGGGTCCGGGGCCGGTCAGCGGCAGGATCGCGGACTGCATCGCGCTCACCCGGTGCCGCAGCCGCGACGGCAGGACCTGTTCGAGCTTGGCCAGCGCGCGCAAGGACGTCTCCTCCATGCCCGAGACGGACCCGGTGGCGGCGGCACGGAGGCCGACCGCGACGGCCACCGCTTCCTCGTCGTCCAGCAGCAGCGGCGGAAGGGCGGCGCCGACCCCCAGCCGGTAGCCGCCCGCCGTGCCGGTGCCCGACCCCACCGGGTAGCCCAGTTCCCGGAGCCGGTCTACGTCCCGCCGGACCGTACGGGTGGTCACCCCGAGCCGGTCGGCCAGCTCCGGCCCCGGCCAGTCGGGCCGGGACTGCAGCAAGGACAACAGGCGCAGCAGCCGCGCCGAGGTCTCCAGCATGTGCGGAAAGCTCCCCAGGGATCGGCGGCGCTCGAGGACCGGAGCGGTCCTCGAGCGCTCCCAGTGTCCCTCCTACCGGCCCGGACGGGCCACGGCCGCCCCCTGCCCCCCGATCAGCCGAACACCCGGCGCAGTTCCTCGTGGAAGCCCGGGAAGGTCTTCGCCACGCAGGCCGGGTCGTCGAGGGTGATGCCGGCGGCGCGCAGGCCGAGGACCGAGAAGGACATCG
This Streptomyces sp. NBC_00435 DNA region includes the following protein-coding sequences:
- a CDS encoding ABC transporter permease — translated: MSSLSLAVRDSATMLRRNLLHARRYPSLTLNLLLTPIILLLLFVYIFGGTMSAGIGGNRSDYIAYLVPGLLLMTIGSTTIGTAVSVSNDMTEGIIARFRTMAIHRGSVLIGHVVGSVLQSIASVLLVGAVAVAIGFRSTDATPLEWLAAFGLLVLFSLALTWIAVGMGLISPNAEAASNNAMPLILLPLLSSAFVPVEGMPGWFQPIAEYQPFTPAIETLRGLLLGSGIGHNGWLAVAWCLALAVLGYFWSAAKFNSDPK
- a CDS encoding ATP-binding cassette domain-containing protein, giving the protein MTNPAIQAHGLRKSYGDKVVLDGIDLTVPEGTVFALLGPNGAGKTTTVQILSTLVSPDPASGAIRVGGHDLAADPRAVRSVIGVTGQFSAVDGLITGEENMFLMADLHHLPKREGRRVAAELLERFDLADAAKRPASTYSGGMKRRLDIAMTLVGGPRIIFLDEPTTGLDPRARHTMWQVIRGLVSDGVTVFLTTQYLEEADQLADRIAVLHEGGIAAQGTCDELKRLVPGGHVRIRFSDPAAYRSAASALPAATRDEESLALRIPSDGTQRELRSILDRLDSAGVEADELTVHTPDLDDVFFALTGTDPRHGRSGLPDQPEEAVR
- a CDS encoding DUF4097 family beta strand repeat-containing protein: MQKFDTPAPISTILDIPAGSVRFIAANRTDTAVEVRPADASKGRDVKAAEQTKVAYADGVLRIEASAKNQYLGASGAIEVTVQLPAGSRVDAKAASAEFRGVGRLGDVTFEGAQATVKIDEAASARLTLAAGDITVGRLAGPARITTRKGDLRITEALSGTVELRTEYGQIEVGAARGVSATLDAGTAYGRIHNALSNTDGAAAGLTIHATTAYGDVTARSL
- a CDS encoding GbsR/MarR family transcriptional regulator — encoded protein: MPGGRLTQQERQQIALGVADGLAYAEIARGLDRPTSTVTREVMRNGGPGAYRADLAHRATEARAHRRSRAVPRGPEAPPQAHGRDAGAVQAYEEVFTTVMMASGMPRMTARVMSCLTLTDSGSLTAAELVKRLQVSPASVSKAITFLEEQGLVRRERDEGRRERYVVDDDIWYQSMMASARSTAQIVETARQGVAVLGPGTPAGTRMENIARFLDFVSESIARAAEQAREILHTKPGTPPEEERG
- a CDS encoding helix-turn-helix transcriptional regulator, with the translated sequence MLETSARLLRLLSLLQSRPDWPGPELADRLGVTTRTVRRDVDRLRELGYPVGSGTGTAGGYRLGVGAALPPLLLDDEEAVAVAVGLRAAATGSVSGMEETSLRALAKLEQVLPSRLRHRVSAMQSAILPLTGPGPTVDAGLLAALAAACRAHEGVRFGYREATRRVEPYRLVHTGRRWYLLAFDLDREDWRTFRVDRFDGPPQPGPRFAPRPAPAEDLRAYMSDALSSAPFRFQVKVLFRAPIEAVAEYTSPAAGRLEMVDEQSCLFHGGGGSLEQVALYIALKGFEFQVLEPPELRDHVRALAARLGRAGEDPADTA